The Thalassoroseus pseudoceratinae genome has a segment encoding these proteins:
- a CDS encoding DUF7133 domain-containing protein has protein sequence MKSRSCCWSVFYCGVGLLLTGAVFAQSPELIAPTKPLSPAEQRKKFHLPPGFEIQLVASEPTIGQPMNLNFDAAGRLWVTHSVEYPYPVEMPGVEPRDARFGKPGTPPPRDRLTIFSGIGTDGQPKKHSVFATKLNIPIGNVPVDDGAIVFSIPNIWFCPDADGNLNADSRKKLYGQFGNVDTHGMANSFTRWIDGWIYGCHGFRNTSRITDGEGLVTEMNSGNTYRFREDGSKFEQWTWGQVNPFGLTFDEFGNIYTADCHSKPLTQLIRGAYYSSFGKPHDGLGFGPDMINHNHGSTGICGPAFYAADQFPKDYRQNLFLCNPVTGRVHRDKLKWHGSTPEVDTQPDFITCDDPWFRPVDCQVGPDGALYVADFYNAIIGHYEVPLNNPRRDRTHGRVWRIVYTGENAEPLTSDSSLKKGLPHLWQELAGANLVRRTLATNEIVGVHASEAVPFVQARILTAMSPTQRAHAAWILFRLDGLTKEIRSRLANDPSEIVRTHLARILAETTDWDDSVRSLARQLLRDENPHVQRAAAEAMGRHPHLQNFRPLHESLLGASPTDTHLVHAIRIALRNQLQQDDISTALLNDGNVGEDLLIAELCFAVPSQPATRLIARHLKAVPDSELNLNTALQQIARYGDPETLAGLQPVIQQRFADWPSKQYQHLIAIHDGLRNTGRKVDHRLRDWALELATRVLQQPKPIVWRRLPPSKERTTENGWPIGHRPSSDNQPATLLSSFPLGEQYTGRLRSTVFTMPETLEFFLAGHRGFPDRKAHDKNYIQLRDAQMDVVLERAFPPRNDTAQKVVWSSQDVVGKRVYLEIVDGDDASAYAWLAAGRFSWEPLNPTENEASVSVVELTRRFRLEEMVPSARAVLRDDTRRVDEQVRAARVLLALHPDSRWSALLSVVGSPQVSEELRTEILNRFLDSDEHQSASDDVERLLKLAMQLASGTRQRELAETLTADANGTKTLLDLVADGRASPRLLVRPEVRQKILAHKNNDFAERLQSLIKRVPKEDERLVGVIADRARGFQEATPDAKHGAEVFRKNCAACHRIGQEGALIGPQLDGVGIRGVTRLLEDILDPNRNVDAAFRSETLALDSGQIRTGLFRRTEDATLIFADNKGKEFSVRKSEILERVRSQLSLMPSNWEESLTPTDLNDLLGYLLEQRAKPTISSPSVER, from the coding sequence ATGAAGTCGCGCTCTTGTTGTTGGTCGGTTTTCTATTGCGGGGTTGGTCTTCTCCTGACTGGAGCAGTCTTCGCTCAGTCACCAGAATTGATCGCCCCAACCAAGCCACTTTCACCAGCGGAGCAACGTAAGAAGTTTCATCTCCCACCCGGTTTCGAGATTCAATTGGTGGCCAGTGAGCCGACGATTGGGCAGCCGATGAATCTCAATTTCGATGCTGCCGGTCGGTTGTGGGTCACGCACTCGGTCGAGTACCCCTACCCCGTGGAGATGCCCGGTGTCGAGCCGCGAGACGCCCGTTTCGGCAAACCGGGGACACCCCCACCCCGCGATCGGCTGACGATCTTTTCCGGCATCGGCACCGATGGCCAACCGAAGAAGCATTCGGTTTTCGCGACGAAGTTGAACATCCCGATTGGTAACGTTCCCGTCGATGACGGTGCGATTGTCTTCAGCATCCCGAACATTTGGTTCTGCCCGGATGCCGATGGCAACCTCAATGCGGACTCGCGGAAGAAACTTTATGGCCAGTTCGGCAACGTCGACACGCACGGCATGGCAAACAGTTTTACACGGTGGATCGACGGTTGGATCTACGGATGTCACGGGTTTCGGAACACGTCGCGAATTACGGATGGTGAGGGTCTCGTCACCGAAATGAATTCCGGCAACACGTACCGCTTTCGCGAAGACGGTTCGAAGTTCGAGCAATGGACGTGGGGGCAGGTGAATCCGTTCGGCTTGACGTTCGACGAATTCGGCAACATCTACACCGCCGATTGCCATTCCAAACCGCTCACGCAACTGATTCGCGGGGCGTACTATTCGAGTTTCGGCAAGCCGCACGATGGGCTGGGGTTTGGGCCCGACATGATCAATCACAATCATGGTTCAACCGGGATTTGTGGACCGGCGTTTTATGCCGCCGATCAATTCCCCAAGGACTATCGGCAGAATTTGTTTCTCTGCAACCCGGTGACGGGACGGGTTCACCGCGATAAGTTGAAGTGGCATGGTTCCACGCCCGAAGTTGACACGCAACCCGATTTCATCACCTGCGATGATCCGTGGTTTCGGCCCGTCGATTGCCAAGTGGGACCCGATGGAGCGTTGTATGTGGCCGACTTCTACAACGCGATCATTGGTCATTACGAGGTTCCGCTTAACAACCCTCGGCGGGACCGCACACACGGTCGCGTTTGGCGAATCGTGTACACCGGTGAGAATGCTGAGCCGTTGACGAGTGACTCAAGTTTGAAGAAAGGTCTTCCGCACCTCTGGCAAGAACTGGCCGGGGCGAATTTGGTGAGACGCACGCTCGCCACCAACGAGATCGTTGGAGTTCACGCAAGCGAGGCCGTTCCGTTTGTGCAAGCACGAATCCTCACGGCGATGTCACCGACCCAACGTGCCCATGCCGCCTGGATTCTTTTTCGGCTTGATGGTCTGACGAAGGAAATTCGGAGTCGATTGGCCAACGATCCGTCGGAAATCGTGCGGACACACTTGGCGAGAATTTTGGCAGAGACAACGGATTGGGACGACTCAGTTCGTTCGTTGGCCCGTCAATTGTTGCGGGACGAGAATCCGCATGTGCAACGAGCGGCGGCGGAAGCGATGGGAAGACACCCGCATCTTCAAAATTTCCGACCGCTTCACGAGTCATTGTTGGGAGCATCGCCGACGGATACTCATCTCGTGCATGCAATTCGAATTGCCTTGCGGAATCAGCTTCAGCAAGACGACATCAGCACTGCACTGTTGAACGATGGCAATGTCGGAGAGGACTTGCTCATTGCGGAACTGTGTTTCGCCGTGCCGTCGCAACCTGCAACGCGATTGATCGCACGACATTTGAAAGCCGTGCCAGACTCGGAACTCAATTTAAACACGGCATTGCAGCAAATCGCTCGGTATGGAGATCCTGAAACGTTGGCAGGTTTGCAACCCGTGATTCAACAACGGTTCGCCGATTGGCCGAGCAAGCAATATCAACATCTGATTGCGATTCACGACGGACTTCGGAATACCGGCCGCAAGGTCGATCATCGGCTGCGAGATTGGGCACTCGAACTGGCAACCAGGGTTTTGCAGCAACCAAAACCAATCGTCTGGAGACGGCTGCCACCATCGAAAGAACGAACGACAGAAAACGGGTGGCCGATCGGTCATCGTCCGTCGTCGGACAACCAACCGGCGACGTTGCTGAGTAGTTTTCCGTTGGGCGAGCAGTATACCGGACGATTGCGGTCGACTGTGTTTACGATGCCCGAGACGCTCGAATTCTTTCTCGCCGGACACCGTGGGTTTCCCGATCGCAAAGCTCACGACAAGAACTACATTCAGTTGCGTGACGCTCAGATGGACGTTGTCTTGGAGCGGGCTTTCCCACCTCGCAATGATACGGCTCAGAAGGTCGTTTGGTCGTCTCAAGACGTGGTTGGCAAACGGGTCTACTTGGAGATCGTCGATGGTGATGATGCTTCCGCATATGCCTGGTTGGCTGCCGGTCGATTCTCGTGGGAACCTCTGAATCCGACCGAAAACGAAGCGTCTGTTTCCGTGGTGGAGTTAACTCGGCGGTTTCGGCTCGAAGAAATGGTGCCATCGGCTCGGGCCGTCCTTCGCGACGACACCCGACGCGTGGACGAGCAGGTACGGGCGGCACGCGTTTTGTTGGCGTTGCATCCGGACTCACGATGGTCGGCGTTGCTGAGTGTGGTTGGAAGCCCGCAGGTTTCGGAGGAGTTGCGAACGGAAATTCTCAACCGATTCTTGGACTCGGATGAACATCAGTCTGCCAGTGATGATGTGGAGAGGCTGCTGAAACTGGCCATGCAATTGGCGTCGGGGACTCGACAACGCGAATTGGCGGAAACGCTGACTGCGGACGCGAACGGCACGAAAACACTGTTGGACTTGGTGGCCGACGGTCGGGCGTCGCCGCGTCTATTGGTTCGTCCGGAAGTTCGTCAGAAGATTTTGGCACACAAAAACAACGATTTCGCGGAGCGACTGCAATCGCTCATCAAGCGAGTTCCGAAAGAAGATGAGCGGTTGGTCGGTGTCATTGCGGACCGTGCTCGTGGATTCCAGGAAGCGACACCGGATGCCAAGCACGGTGCGGAAGTCTTTCGCAAGAACTGTGCGGCTTGCCATCGGATCGGCCAAGAGGGGGCGTTGATCGGTCCGCAATTGGACGGCGTGGGAATTCGAGGGGTGACGCGTCTACTTGAAGATATTCTCGACCCCAATCGCAATGTCGATGCCGCCTTCCGAAGTGAAACGCTGGCATTGGACTCCGGACAAATTCGCACCGGGTTATTTCGCCGCACCGAGGATGCAACTCTGATATTTGCCGATAACAAAGGAAAAGAGTTTTCCGTGCGGAAGTCGGAAATTCTGGAACGGGTTCGGTCGCAGTTGTCGTTGATGCCAAGCAACTGGGAGGAAAGTCTCACTCCTACCGATCTCAATGATTTGTTAGGGTATCTTTTAGAACAACGGGCTAAGCCCACGATTTCGAGTCCGTCAGTGGAGCGGTGA
- a CDS encoding FtsX-like permease family protein has translation MSNWKLRLQSLLYYWRTHLAVLLGVLAGTAVIGGALVVGDSVRGSLETMSRERLGNIDFALSSYRFFREDLAPQIASQPEFAKRFQNQGTDSESPSIAPAIALVGAVERELSTADESNEQFARAGQVNVWGIDERFWSLTNHGDASSPTDDQVLLSAPLAKQLASSHDGSTKPIKPGDSVRLWIELPASIPRDSLLGDREEQASVELDLTVAAILPEASGVGRLELRPSQQLPLNAFIPLDTLQKALGLAAYAERNRQTQQRIEHPARVNALFTQAKSSSMAENSEAVTAAESLDSLLRKSMSFDDLGLRVSVNKEYNYLSLESDQQILSNPFAETGKAVAKELGWATSSVLIYVANELRNSDSSQVVYRSRIRKDDGTYEEQQGEGYSMYTLVAGLPFPQPAPFEPFPYLGEEPKWPLADDEIILNDYLAEDLKVSVGDTVAMTYYVVGSHVVDADGNIPEKTKSFRVAAIVKDEGAAVDGGLVPAVKGVTDARTFDEIQEPFPMKREIITERDENFWEMYPATPKAFLSLAAAQELWNSRYGNVTSLRMTPKDSDARMDLEAAKEEFVSAYLKKFDPADAQLTFLPIKYRSLQAASGTTDFSGLFFGFSFFLILSATILIGLLFRLGVDQRATNIGLLTAVGFSPQRVRREFLGEGLIVVGLGGLLGILAAVGYAELMVYGLKTWWYGAIGTRFLDVYVKPLSLLIGFAIATGIALATIWWSLRKLNRISTRELLAGVSEPTQTTEQEQSQGTRSFRIAIIGAGISLAVLIAAVLGLVPSSEAFMGISWQVVAFFVVGMMMLTASIAFLNWYTGGNRGVFVRGSGWTGSGRLGIRNASRNRSRSNLTTALIASATFVIVAIAAGHRNPATETPDKNSGNGGFTLVASTSTPILYDLSTPGGRDEVELPISVNEAVYQDQPAKLEAARDDAVRKNHLLDEMTVMPFRVRPGENASCLNIYQTRLPTILGVPNRMIERGGFKFIGADRENPWTLLEEPPEEVTLTTTDGQQHTVPAYPVFGDMNTLQYSLHKAVGDLIPVPTEGNPTHALRIVGMFDGSVFQGVLTMAESYFTQLYPEQVGYEYFLVDASPSETAELRNLLESRLHDYGFDAEPVGQRLQKFLEVQNTYLSTFEALGGLGLLLGTLGLATVMLRNVLERRGELALLRSVGFVKSRIAWLVLCENAFLLVWGLASGTISALVAMAPHLTSTGADVPWPAVGVILFGVFLVGMVAALMAVIEAVRTPILATLRSE, from the coding sequence ATGTCGAATTGGAAACTTCGCCTACAAAGCTTGTTGTACTATTGGCGAACGCACTTGGCGGTCTTGCTGGGTGTGTTGGCTGGGACGGCGGTAATCGGTGGTGCCTTGGTCGTGGGGGATTCCGTTCGCGGTTCGTTGGAAACCATGAGCCGTGAACGTCTCGGAAACATCGACTTTGCGTTGTCCTCTTATCGATTCTTTCGAGAAGACCTCGCCCCCCAGATTGCTTCGCAGCCGGAGTTCGCCAAGCGATTTCAGAATCAAGGAACAGATTCCGAATCCCCTAGCATTGCTCCGGCAATTGCGTTGGTTGGTGCGGTCGAGCGGGAACTCTCGACGGCCGATGAGAGCAACGAGCAATTCGCGCGAGCGGGGCAAGTCAATGTGTGGGGCATTGATGAGCGGTTCTGGAGTTTGACCAATCACGGCGATGCGTCGAGTCCGACCGATGATCAAGTTCTGCTCAGTGCACCACTTGCGAAACAGTTGGCGAGTTCGCACGACGGCAGCACGAAACCCATCAAACCGGGGGACTCGGTTCGACTCTGGATTGAATTACCGGCATCGATTCCGCGAGACTCTCTGCTCGGTGATCGTGAAGAACAAGCGTCCGTTGAATTGGACCTCACCGTCGCGGCGATTCTGCCGGAGGCGTCTGGTGTGGGCCGGTTGGAGTTGCGACCATCCCAGCAACTGCCCTTGAATGCGTTTATACCGCTCGACACGTTGCAGAAGGCATTGGGATTGGCCGCCTACGCGGAACGCAACCGACAGACCCAGCAGCGGATCGAGCATCCCGCCCGGGTCAACGCTTTGTTTACACAGGCAAAGTCATCGTCGATGGCTGAAAATTCGGAAGCCGTCACGGCGGCGGAATCGCTTGATTCGTTGCTTCGGAAATCGATGTCGTTCGACGATCTCGGATTGCGGGTTTCGGTCAACAAGGAGTACAACTATCTGTCGTTGGAAAGCGATCAGCAGATTCTTTCCAATCCCTTCGCCGAGACCGGGAAAGCCGTCGCCAAGGAACTCGGTTGGGCAACTTCGTCGGTGTTGATTTATGTCGCCAACGAATTGCGGAATTCGGACAGCAGCCAAGTGGTTTACCGCAGTCGGATTCGCAAAGACGACGGCACATACGAGGAGCAACAGGGGGAAGGATACAGCATGTATACGCTGGTAGCGGGCTTGCCGTTCCCGCAACCGGCACCGTTTGAGCCGTTTCCGTACCTCGGAGAAGAACCAAAATGGCCGCTCGCTGACGATGAAATTATTCTAAACGACTATCTTGCCGAAGACCTGAAAGTGTCCGTCGGTGATACAGTTGCAATGACGTATTACGTCGTTGGTTCGCACGTGGTTGATGCGGATGGCAACATTCCGGAAAAAACGAAGTCATTCCGTGTCGCGGCGATTGTCAAAGATGAAGGGGCCGCGGTCGATGGCGGTCTAGTTCCGGCTGTCAAAGGCGTGACCGATGCTCGCACGTTCGACGAGATTCAAGAACCGTTTCCGATGAAGCGGGAAATCATTACCGAACGCGACGAAAACTTTTGGGAAATGTACCCTGCGACACCGAAGGCGTTCTTGTCGTTGGCAGCCGCACAGGAGTTGTGGAACAGCCGTTACGGAAACGTGACATCGCTACGCATGACCCCCAAAGATTCCGATGCCCGCATGGATTTGGAAGCGGCGAAGGAAGAATTCGTCTCTGCATACCTGAAGAAATTTGATCCAGCAGACGCACAATTGACGTTCTTGCCGATCAAATATCGCAGCTTACAGGCCGCTAGCGGGACGACCGATTTCTCGGGGCTGTTTTTCGGTTTCAGTTTCTTCTTGATTCTCTCCGCGACGATTTTGATCGGTCTGTTATTTCGCTTGGGAGTCGATCAACGCGCGACGAACATCGGGTTGCTCACGGCGGTTGGTTTTTCGCCGCAACGAGTGCGTCGAGAGTTTCTCGGCGAAGGTTTGATCGTTGTCGGTTTGGGAGGATTGCTAGGGATACTCGCGGCGGTCGGCTACGCGGAGTTGATGGTCTACGGTCTGAAAACCTGGTGGTACGGGGCCATCGGGACGCGGTTTCTCGACGTCTACGTGAAACCGCTGAGTTTGCTGATCGGTTTTGCGATTGCGACGGGAATTGCATTGGCGACGATTTGGTGGTCACTGCGAAAACTCAATCGAATCTCAACCCGCGAGCTACTCGCTGGCGTGAGCGAGCCGACTCAGACAACCGAACAAGAACAATCGCAGGGAACGCGATCGTTCCGCATTGCCATCATCGGAGCCGGAATCTCGTTGGCCGTGCTGATTGCGGCCGTCCTCGGATTGGTCCCATCGTCGGAAGCGTTTATGGGCATCTCGTGGCAAGTTGTGGCGTTTTTTGTTGTCGGAATGATGATGCTCACTGCGAGCATTGCCTTTTTGAATTGGTACACGGGCGGCAATCGCGGTGTCTTTGTTCGTGGATCGGGTTGGACTGGTTCCGGCCGACTCGGCATTCGTAACGCATCTCGCAACCGGTCTCGAAGCAATCTAACAACCGCCTTAATTGCCTCGGCGACGTTCGTGATCGTGGCGATTGCCGCAGGCCATCGAAACCCGGCGACCGAAACCCCTGACAAGAACAGTGGCAACGGTGGGTTCACGTTGGTGGCCTCCACGTCCACCCCGATTCTGTACGACCTCAGCACGCCCGGTGGACGTGATGAAGTCGAGCTGCCAATCAGCGTCAATGAGGCTGTGTATCAAGATCAGCCCGCGAAACTGGAAGCCGCCCGTGACGACGCCGTTCGCAAGAACCATCTGCTCGATGAAATGACCGTGATGCCATTTCGCGTTCGACCGGGAGAGAATGCGAGTTGTTTGAACATCTATCAGACTCGGTTGCCAACGATTCTCGGCGTGCCGAATCGCATGATTGAACGCGGCGGATTCAAATTTATTGGTGCCGACCGGGAGAATCCATGGACATTGCTCGAAGAACCGCCGGAAGAGGTCACGCTGACAACCACCGATGGCCAACAACACACGGTTCCAGCGTACCCCGTCTTTGGGGACATGAACACGTTGCAGTACAGTCTGCACAAGGCCGTGGGAGATCTCATTCCCGTGCCGACTGAAGGCAATCCCACGCACGCACTCCGAATTGTTGGCATGTTCGACGGCAGCGTGTTTCAGGGGGTGTTGACGATGGCGGAATCGTACTTCACACAGTTGTATCCCGAGCAAGTTGGCTACGAGTATTTTCTCGTCGATGCTTCGCCGTCGGAGACCGCTGAACTTCGAAACCTGCTCGAATCACGATTGCACGACTACGGTTTCGACGCCGAACCCGTGGGGCAACGGTTGCAGAAGTTTTTGGAGGTGCAGAATACCTATCTATCAACATTCGAAGCCCTGGGTGGTTTGGGATTACTGCTTGGCACGTTGGGATTGGCTACCGTCATGCTGCGGAATGTGCTGGAGCGACGCGGCGAACTCGCGTTGCTGCGGAGCGTTGGCTTTGTGAAGTCACGGATCGCTTGGTTGGTTCTTTGCGAGAATGCGTTTTTGCTCGTGTGGGGATTGGCTTCCGGTACAATTTCCGCATTGGTGGCGATGGCTCCGCATTTGACCAGCACCGGAGCCGATGTCCCCTGGCCTGCGGTCGGTGTGATTCTGTTCGGCGTGTTCCTGGTCGGTATGGTGGCTGCGTTGATGGCGGTCATCGAAGCTGTTCGCACGCCGATCCTGGCGACTTTACGGTCCGAGTAA
- a CDS encoding DUF6798 domain-containing protein, which produces MGEAVATQSSLSERRRWTCLVGLAVWGSFLLVSAWQSPVPSVNEPHYLARAKHFWQPEFAPSDFFLNSSETHYVFYLTVGWLTKFTSFATAAWVGRGVALGLLAFGWTKLSRSLGLVRWAPLYAAWLFLAMQSVGNFSGEWVVGGVEGKVFSYGLLFAGIAHWLDSRLYRCAVCLGLAISFHPVVGIWGVICGGFAELLRRMATWKNPSVDVIPWSKILIAIGILTVCALPGIVPALQTLADATPKQTRQGTYIHVFIRLRHHLDPMEIPLGAYLGYGVLLAVWLLIRPETERTTNDRWWTSFVLGSVLIAIVGIGLGWGPRPALEMPYFEFRQSLLKFYPFRLVDIALPMAVSLMAARLGMRWVSQPLRRFALFAIVFAYAVFLPSANRNPSRMKPERLADWLATCEWVRENTPTDAVFYTPRSTWAFKWYAERAEYFAYKDIPQDAVNVVEWFQRSNEELRDVLRKPNRGGLTHVIFETDQEMSVKPLFQRGRYQVFRLDDLLK; this is translated from the coding sequence ATGGGTGAAGCGGTCGCTACACAATCGTCACTCTCTGAGCGTCGCAGATGGACGTGCCTGGTGGGCTTGGCGGTCTGGGGGAGTTTTCTTCTGGTGTCGGCTTGGCAATCGCCAGTGCCGTCTGTGAATGAACCGCACTATCTTGCCCGCGCGAAGCACTTTTGGCAGCCGGAGTTCGCACCGAGCGACTTCTTTCTGAACTCGAGTGAAACACACTACGTGTTTTATCTCACCGTCGGTTGGCTCACGAAGTTCACTTCCTTTGCGACCGCCGCCTGGGTTGGTCGCGGTGTGGCGCTGGGATTGCTCGCGTTTGGTTGGACGAAGCTCTCGCGGAGTCTTGGGCTTGTTCGGTGGGCCCCGTTGTATGCAGCATGGCTATTCTTAGCCATGCAATCTGTGGGGAACTTCTCGGGTGAGTGGGTTGTCGGCGGTGTAGAAGGCAAAGTTTTCAGCTATGGATTGCTGTTTGCCGGCATCGCCCACTGGCTAGATTCACGGCTCTATCGCTGTGCGGTTTGTCTTGGTTTGGCAATCAGTTTTCATCCGGTTGTCGGAATCTGGGGAGTCATTTGCGGAGGGTTTGCGGAGTTGCTGCGTCGCATGGCGACGTGGAAGAACCCGTCCGTCGATGTCATACCGTGGTCGAAGATTCTCATCGCGATCGGTATTCTGACCGTCTGCGCGTTACCGGGAATCGTCCCTGCATTGCAAACTTTGGCGGACGCGACACCGAAGCAAACTCGGCAAGGCACTTACATTCATGTCTTCATTCGGCTGCGACACCATCTCGATCCCATGGAGATCCCGCTCGGTGCCTATCTCGGCTATGGTGTCTTGCTGGCGGTGTGGTTGCTAATTCGTCCTGAGACGGAACGCACGACGAACGATCGCTGGTGGACGAGTTTCGTGCTCGGCAGTGTGCTCATTGCGATCGTCGGAATCGGATTGGGTTGGGGACCGCGTCCGGCTCTTGAGATGCCATACTTCGAGTTTCGGCAATCGCTACTTAAATTCTATCCGTTTCGATTGGTGGATATCGCTTTGCCCATGGCGGTTTCACTGATGGCGGCCCGATTGGGAATGCGTTGGGTTTCCCAACCACTACGACGATTCGCGTTGTTCGCCATCGTTTTTGCGTACGCGGTTTTTCTGCCGTCGGCAAATCGCAACCCCAGTCGAATGAAACCCGAGCGATTGGCCGATTGGTTGGCAACGTGTGAGTGGGTTCGTGAGAACACTCCGACAGACGCCGTCTTTTATACGCCACGGAGCACTTGGGCGTTCAAGTGGTACGCCGAGCGGGCGGAGTATTTCGCGTACAAAGACATTCCACAGGACGCAGTCAATGTTGTGGAGTGGTTCCAACGGTCGAATGAAGAACTTCGGGATGTGCTGAGGAAACCGAATCGTGGCGGTCTGACGCATGTCATCTTCGAGACCGACCAGGAGATGTCCGTGAAACCCCTGTTTCAACGCGGCCGCTACCAGGTGTTTCGGCTAGACGACTTGCTCAAATGA
- a CDS encoding DUF3891 family protein, which translates to MIRRECDSDWLLISQIDHARLAESLAVAWGNAKVPRLPERANLIPAVRDHDEGWLDWEQAPTVDETIGRPLNFTEMPMAVSTRIWEKSIAICHSGRQSSVPVLQEFASFLQGRGLRMTHERTIVAEEIFSTHDAFDAELMWHRLPTRDDATKISRSTAFRTIALMLEAGLIERMSLGGAADGYRQTRKIDQGSVWGGLWVSRHFTALAESAIESRKDELTEFTAASEFRNRQLETQRRYREELGDSEWRHDIEDDGFRWLQFFDRLSLLLCMGRVSKTEELTLPEGSSLHMTPLNEVEFAMSPYPFDQDPCTVSVTARRVRADRYTTQEFRDVLRKSSTDRLEWRLVRW; encoded by the coding sequence ATGATACGACGGGAATGCGACTCCGATTGGTTGTTGATTTCACAGATTGATCATGCTCGCTTAGCCGAGTCGTTGGCAGTCGCATGGGGGAATGCAAAAGTTCCTCGTCTTCCCGAACGAGCCAACTTGATCCCCGCCGTCCGTGATCACGATGAGGGATGGCTGGACTGGGAACAGGCTCCCACCGTCGACGAGACCATCGGGCGACCATTGAATTTCACGGAAATGCCCATGGCCGTCTCGACACGCATCTGGGAAAAAAGCATTGCGATTTGCCATTCGGGGCGGCAATCGAGTGTGCCGGTGTTGCAAGAATTTGCCAGCTTCTTGCAGGGACGCGGTCTGCGAATGACGCACGAACGCACGATTGTCGCGGAAGAAATTTTCTCGACCCACGACGCATTCGATGCCGAGTTGATGTGGCACCGTCTGCCGACACGCGACGATGCCACAAAGATCTCCCGGTCGACCGCTTTCCGAACAATTGCATTGATGCTGGAAGCCGGGTTGATCGAGCGAATGTCACTTGGCGGTGCCGCCGACGGGTATCGACAGACGCGGAAGATTGATCAAGGCTCCGTCTGGGGCGGGTTGTGGGTCAGTCGACATTTCACCGCTCTGGCAGAGTCTGCGATCGAGAGTCGAAAAGACGAACTAACGGAGTTCACGGCAGCATCTGAATTTCGGAATCGACAACTCGAAACGCAACGCCGATATCGGGAGGAACTTGGCGATTCGGAATGGCGACATGATATCGAAGACGATGGGTTCCGCTGGCTGCAATTCTTCGATCGGTTGAGTCTATTGTTGTGCATGGGGCGAGTGTCGAAAACGGAGGAGCTGACGCTGCCCGAAGGAAGTTCACTCCATATGACACCACTGAACGAAGTCGAATTTGCGATGTCGCCGTATCCCTTCGATCAGGACCCATGCACGGTTTCGGTCACGGCCCGACGCGTTCGCGCGGATCGTTATACCACTCAAGAATTCCGTGACGTTCTGCGAAAGTCGTCCACAGATCGACTCGAATGGAGACTTGTTCGGTGGTAG
- a CDS encoding RNA polymerase subunit sigma, translated as MSGPIIRVGANPEFSEGWDRIFGGENSKSTTKKTKKKSPAKKTSAKKTTAKKTTVKKSSAKKSPKKKSTTAKKSAPKAKAKSTTAKKSTAAKKSTTAKKSTVAKKSVKKKAGAKKTAKKKKK; from the coding sequence ATGAGTGGACCGATCATTCGAGTCGGCGCGAATCCCGAGTTTTCAGAAGGTTGGGATCGCATCTTCGGTGGTGAGAACAGTAAATCGACCACCAAGAAAACCAAGAAGAAATCTCCCGCGAAAAAGACAAGTGCCAAGAAGACAACCGCCAAGAAAACGACGGTCAAGAAATCCTCGGCCAAGAAGTCACCGAAGAAGAAATCAACCACTGCGAAAAAGTCGGCTCCGAAAGCCAAGGCGAAATCCACGACGGCAAAGAAGTCGACGGCAGCCAAAAAGTCAACGACAGCGAAGAAGTCGACGGTCGCAAAAAAATCCGTCAAGAAGAAAGCCGGTGCCAAGAAGACCGCTAAGAAAAAGAAGAAGTAA
- a CDS encoding queuosine precursor transporter: protein MTPRTTLHLNRDRSELAFLALAGIFISSMTMLNILGATRILDMSFTLAGLRIPLSVPIGVLPYPITFLCTDLISEVYGRRRATWVVIVGFIANLWLLLIIWLGGVLPGLNSPVEDVAGRLPLFFEIRAATLGGTVGSMIAYLIAQFCDVYLFHFWKDLTDGKHLWLRNNGSTLVSQFLDTFAVLTIAHFYAGILPMDANQPVWPQLWTYIFSGYVFKVVFALLDTLPFYWLTSWLTQWVNTIPESPEAPSFEQVV from the coding sequence ATGACACCCCGCACCACATTACACCTCAACCGTGACCGATCGGAATTGGCGTTCCTCGCGTTGGCGGGCATCTTTATTTCATCAATGACGATGCTCAACATTCTCGGTGCCACGCGAATTCTCGATATGAGTTTCACGCTCGCTGGGCTAAGAATCCCACTATCGGTTCCGATTGGTGTGCTGCCGTATCCAATTACCTTTCTGTGCACCGACTTGATTAGCGAAGTCTACGGGCGACGGCGAGCCACTTGGGTGGTGATCGTCGGTTTCATTGCGAACTTGTGGTTGCTCCTGATTATTTGGCTCGGTGGTGTGCTGCCAGGTTTGAATTCCCCCGTCGAAGATGTCGCTGGTCGGCTGCCGTTGTTCTTTGAAATCCGTGCAGCCACGCTCGGGGGAACGGTTGGTTCGATGATTGCCTATTTGATCGCTCAGTTTTGTGATGTGTACTTATTCCACTTCTGGAAAGACCTCACAGACGGCAAGCATCTTTGGCTGCGGAACAACGGGTCAACTCTCGTCAGCCAATTTCTTGATACGTTCGCCGTGCTAACGATCGCTCACTTTTACGCCGGTATTCTGCCGATGGACGCAAACCAACCCGTTTGGCCGCAACTTTGGACGTACATCTTTTCCGGCTACGTCTTCAAAGTGGTTTTTGCACTGCTCGACACGCTACCGTTCTATTGGCTCACTTCATGGCTAACCCAGTGGGTCAACACGATTCCGGAGTCGCCGGAAGCACCATCATTTGAGCAAGTCGTCTAG